The Urbifossiella limnaea genome has a window encoding:
- a CDS encoding DUF1501 domain-containing protein, with the protein MTRRDALRSSALGFGWLALADLLAAADPPPRDPLAPRPPHFTPKAKRVIFLFMHGGPSQVDTFDHKPRLAADDGKPLPFPLPRVVSSATGSLLKSPFAFRQHGQSGAWASELFPHIAARADDLCFIKSMHGSNSRHGGALLELHTGSDTFVRPSMGSWVTYGLGTEGRDLPGFVSICPTLTHGGVNNYSSAFLPAAYQATPLGNAGTPAGRAAVPFVRGTTPPAQQRLEIDLLADLERQRTTAPDAAAEGRIQSFETAFRMQAAAPLAQDLSKETAETHRLYGIDEPATENFGRQCLMARRFAEAGVRFVQCTHSYKWDQHENLKRDHTTNAREVDKPVAGLLADLKRRGLLADTLVIWGGEFGRTPVAQGKDGRDHNPHGFTMFLAGGGVKAGHSHGATDDYGYFAVENKVHVHDLHATMLHLLGLDHTRLTYRHAGRDFRLTDVHGEVVREVLA; encoded by the coding sequence ATGACGCGCCGCGACGCCCTCCGCTCGTCCGCCCTGGGGTTCGGCTGGCTCGCGCTCGCCGACCTGCTCGCCGCCGCCGACCCGCCGCCGCGCGACCCGCTCGCGCCGCGGCCGCCGCACTTCACCCCGAAGGCGAAGCGCGTCATCTTCCTGTTCATGCACGGCGGCCCGTCGCAGGTGGACACGTTCGACCACAAGCCCCGCCTCGCCGCGGACGACGGCAAGCCGCTGCCGTTCCCGCTGCCGCGCGTCGTGTCGAGCGCCACGGGGAGCCTGCTGAAGTCGCCGTTCGCGTTCCGCCAGCACGGCCAGAGCGGCGCGTGGGCGTCGGAGCTGTTCCCCCACATCGCCGCGCGGGCCGACGACCTGTGCTTCATCAAGTCGATGCACGGCTCGAACTCGCGTCACGGCGGGGCGCTGCTCGAACTCCACACCGGGTCGGACACGTTCGTCCGCCCCAGCATGGGGAGTTGGGTGACCTACGGCCTCGGCACCGAGGGCCGCGACCTGCCCGGGTTCGTCAGCATCTGCCCGACGCTCACCCACGGCGGCGTGAACAACTACTCGTCGGCGTTCCTTCCCGCGGCGTACCAGGCGACGCCGCTCGGCAACGCCGGCACGCCCGCCGGCCGTGCCGCGGTGCCGTTCGTCCGCGGCACCACGCCGCCGGCGCAGCAGCGGCTCGAGATCGACCTCCTCGCCGACCTGGAGCGGCAGCGCACGACCGCCCCCGACGCGGCGGCCGAGGGGCGCATCCAGTCGTTCGAGACGGCGTTCCGCATGCAGGCGGCCGCCCCGCTGGCGCAAGACCTGTCGAAGGAGACCGCCGAGACGCACCGCCTCTACGGCATCGACGAGCCGGCGACGGAGAACTTCGGCCGGCAGTGCCTGATGGCCCGCCGGTTCGCCGAGGCCGGGGTGCGGTTCGTGCAGTGCACGCACAGCTACAAGTGGGACCAGCACGAGAACCTGAAGCGCGACCACACCACGAACGCCCGCGAGGTGGACAAGCCGGTCGCCGGGTTGCTCGCCGACCTGAAGCGGCGCGGGCTGCTCGCCGACACGCTGGTGATCTGGGGCGGCGAGTTCGGCCGCACGCCGGTCGCGCAGGGGAAGGACGGCCGCGACCACAACCCGCACGGGTTCACGATGTTCCTCGCCGGCGGGGGGGTGAAGGCCGGCCACTCGCACGGCGCGACCGACGACTACGGCTACTTCGCGGTCGAGAACAAGGTCCACGTCCACGACCTGCACGCGACGATGCTCCACCTCCTCGGCCTCGACCACACCCGCCTGACGTACCGCCACGCCGGCCGCGACTTCCGCCTCACCGACGTCCACGGCGAGGTCGTGCGCGAGGTGCTCGCGTAG
- a CDS encoding DUF1553 domain-containing protein, which yields MRSASLTAVLLLAAPAAAQPDAAAHFEKSVRPVLVEKCVSCHGPEKQKGGLRVDSRAALLAGGDRGPALVPGDPGKSVLLHALAHDGELRMPPKDKLPAPTVAAVAAWVKAGAPWPDSAPTAAAPKATGPRPITAEERGFWAFQPVRRPPVPQSAFPNPIDAFLVARLAEQGLALAPPADRRLLLRRVMFDLTGLPPTPAETDAFLRDTAADAYERVVERLLASPAYGEKWGRRWLDVARYADSNGMDENLAYVNAWRYRDWVIRSLNADKPYDQFVREQVAGDLLPGGTDAERADRLTATGFLVVGPKMLAEDDPMKMRMDIVDEQLDALGQAFLGLTLGCARCHDHKFDPIRAEDYYALAGMFSSTKTMKNHTVVAAWNERPIGSAASAAALAAHEKTVAAAKAEVNAADAKLKAAVAARLTEERKRAAEYTSAAAEVARRSGPLKLVVADPTKDAPAGTVRVEAEAFARGNVLKLTDGYGAGIGVVINAGPLPNVAEYDVEVPAAGTYQLAVRYAAAEPRPVRVTVGGRLLAGAACGAKTGSWNPDTQTWHAEGVVALPAGKAVVRFERAGPFPHLDKFALLPMTPEQVAAAPLSVEQLAADRKLLASVLRQFAEDAKTKGNDSFRTSPAVEAEAAPEAKREATLRREALAAAEKARPPVDEAMAVEDAKGENLRVHLRGNHLTLGAEVPRRVPQVFGDAAAPIGPDRSGRLELADWLTRPANPLTARVMVNRLWAGHFGTGLVRTPDNFGRLGERPSHPELLDWLAAEFVEKGWSLKYMHRLMVTSAAYRSVSQADATALRRDPENRLLSRFPRRRLDAEEVRDGMLAVSGLLDRTVGGSLLKATPRQYVTGTGSRNYEDYDHPRRTVYLPVVRSAVYDVLQTLDFPDPSVPAGQRPTTVVPTQALFMLNGGLVDRAAEAFARVLLAAPGDDPARVTEAYRRAFGRAPTTAELDRVATYLTRSEAAADPALAPADRRLRAWRGLCRVLLASNEFVFVE from the coding sequence CAGCCGGACGCCGCCGCGCACTTCGAGAAGTCCGTGCGCCCGGTCCTCGTCGAGAAGTGCGTCTCGTGCCACGGGCCGGAGAAGCAGAAGGGCGGGCTGCGCGTCGATTCGCGTGCCGCCCTGCTCGCCGGCGGCGACCGCGGCCCCGCGCTCGTCCCCGGCGACCCGGGCAAGAGCGTCCTGCTCCACGCCCTCGCCCACGACGGCGAACTGCGGATGCCGCCGAAGGACAAGCTCCCCGCGCCCACGGTCGCCGCCGTCGCCGCGTGGGTGAAGGCCGGCGCCCCGTGGCCCGACTCCGCCCCCACGGCCGCCGCGCCGAAAGCCACCGGGCCGCGCCCGATCACCGCCGAGGAGCGGGGGTTCTGGGCGTTCCAGCCCGTCAGGCGGCCGCCGGTGCCGCAGTCCGCGTTCCCCAACCCGATCGACGCCTTCCTCGTCGCGCGCCTCGCCGAACAGGGGCTCGCGCTCGCGCCGCCCGCCGACCGGCGCTTACTCCTGCGCCGCGTCATGTTCGACCTCACCGGCCTCCCGCCGACGCCCGCCGAGACCGACGCCTTCCTGCGCGACACTGCGGCGGACGCTTACGAGCGGGTCGTCGAGCGGCTCCTCGCGTCGCCGGCCTACGGCGAGAAGTGGGGCCGGCGCTGGCTCGACGTGGCCCGCTACGCCGACAGCAACGGGATGGACGAGAACCTCGCGTACGTCAACGCGTGGCGGTACCGCGACTGGGTGATCCGCAGCCTGAACGCCGACAAGCCGTACGACCAATTCGTGCGCGAGCAGGTCGCCGGCGACCTCCTCCCCGGCGGCACCGACGCCGAGCGCGCCGACCGGCTGACCGCCACCGGGTTCCTCGTGGTCGGGCCCAAGATGCTCGCCGAGGACGACCCGATGAAGATGCGGATGGACATCGTGGACGAGCAACTCGACGCGCTCGGCCAGGCGTTCCTGGGCCTGACACTCGGCTGCGCCCGCTGCCACGACCACAAGTTCGACCCCATCCGCGCCGAAGACTACTACGCGCTCGCCGGCATGTTCTCCTCCACGAAGACGATGAAGAACCACACGGTCGTGGCGGCGTGGAACGAGCGCCCGATCGGCAGCGCCGCTTCGGCCGCGGCGCTGGCGGCTCACGAGAAGACGGTGGCCGCCGCGAAGGCGGAGGTGAATGCGGCTGACGCCAAGCTCAAGGCCGCGGTGGCGGCGCGGCTGACGGAGGAGCGGAAGCGCGCGGCCGAGTACACCTCGGCCGCGGCCGAGGTGGCGCGGCGCTCCGGGCCGCTGAAGCTGGTCGTCGCCGACCCGACGAAGGACGCGCCGGCCGGTACGGTCCGCGTGGAGGCCGAGGCGTTCGCCCGCGGGAACGTGTTGAAACTCACCGACGGCTACGGCGCCGGGATCGGCGTCGTCATCAACGCCGGGCCGCTGCCGAACGTCGCCGAGTACGACGTGGAGGTTCCCGCGGCGGGGACGTACCAACTCGCCGTCCGCTACGCCGCCGCCGAGCCGCGGCCGGTGCGCGTGACGGTCGGCGGCAGGTTGCTCGCCGGGGCGGCGTGCGGGGCGAAGACCGGCTCGTGGAACCCCGACACGCAGACGTGGCACGCCGAGGGCGTCGTCGCGCTGCCGGCCGGGAAGGCGGTGGTGCGGTTCGAGCGCGCCGGCCCGTTCCCGCACCTCGACAAGTTCGCCCTCCTGCCGATGACGCCGGAGCAGGTCGCGGCGGCGCCGCTGTCGGTCGAGCAGCTCGCGGCGGATCGCAAACTCCTCGCTTCGGTCCTCCGCCAGTTCGCTGAGGACGCGAAGACGAAGGGCAACGATTCGTTCCGCACGTCGCCGGCGGTGGAGGCGGAAGCGGCGCCCGAAGCGAAGCGCGAGGCGACGTTGCGGCGCGAGGCGCTCGCCGCGGCCGAGAAGGCGCGGCCGCCGGTAGACGAGGCGATGGCGGTCGAGGACGCCAAGGGCGAGAACCTGCGCGTCCACCTCCGCGGCAACCACCTCACGCTCGGCGCCGAGGTGCCGCGCCGCGTCCCACAGGTGTTCGGCGACGCCGCGGCGCCGATCGGCCCCGACCGCAGCGGCCGGCTCGAACTGGCCGACTGGCTCACCCGGCCCGCGAACCCGCTCACCGCCCGCGTGATGGTGAACCGCCTCTGGGCCGGGCACTTCGGAACCGGGCTGGTGCGGACGCCGGACAACTTCGGCCGCCTCGGCGAGCGGCCCAGCCACCCCGAGCTGCTCGACTGGCTCGCCGCCGAGTTCGTCGAGAAGGGGTGGTCGCTGAAGTACATGCACCGGCTGATGGTCACGTCCGCGGCCTACCGCTCCGTCTCGCAGGCGGACGCGACGGCGCTCCGACGTGACCCCGAGAATCGCCTCCTGTCGCGCTTCCCCCGCCGCCGGCTCGACGCGGAGGAGGTGCGCGACGGGATGCTCGCCGTGTCCGGCCTGCTCGACCGGACCGTCGGCGGATCGCTGCTGAAGGCGACCCCGCGGCAGTACGTCACCGGGACCGGCAGTCGGAACTACGAGGACTACGACCACCCGCGCCGCACCGTGTACCTGCCGGTGGTCCGCAGTGCCGTGTACGACGTGCTCCAGACGCTCGACTTCCCCGACCCGTCGGTCCCGGCCGGCCAGCGGCCGACCACCGTCGTCCCGACGCAGGCGCTGTTCATGCTCAACGGCGGGCTCGTCGATCGCGCCGCGGAGGCGTTCGCCCGCGTGCTTCTGGCCGCGCCCGGCGACGACCCGGCCCGCGTCACCGAGGCGTACCGCCGGGCCTTCGGCCGCGCTCCGACGACGGCCGAGCTCGACCGGGTGGCGACATACCTGACGCGCTCCGAGGCGGCGGCCGACCCGGCGCTGGCGCCGGCCGACCGACGGCTCCGCGCCTGGCGCGGGCTGTGTCGGGTGCTGCTGGCCTCGAACGAGTTCGTCTTCGTGGAGTGA